A window of the Zeugodacus cucurbitae isolate PBARC_wt_2022May chromosome 4, idZeuCucr1.2, whole genome shotgun sequence genome harbors these coding sequences:
- the LOC105212995 gene encoding protein trachealess isoform X3, which translates to MLPYQAVAMDYAGYQRQPTPGHPGNHMSAMGPLSMPGVPAGPFTHSWLVPTQDLCAMPYGKMASQHQGGGMHGPQQPIEPGILELRKEKSRDAARSRRGKENYEFYELAKMLPLPAAITSQLDKASIIRLTISYLKLRDFSGQGDPPWTREPSSSSKLKSAAIRRSPAVDLFEQHQGTHILQSLDGFALAVAADGRFLYISETVSIYLGLSQVEMTGSSIFDYVHQSDHAEIADQLGLSLTNGGISAGGNGNGTTGLGSPTSGASDDGVGTHGTNNPDVSAQMTVSSTSGYKGYERSFCIRMKSTLTKRGCHFKSSGYRVVLLLCKLRPQYTFSHTRKSQPPLLGMVALAIALPPPSVHEIRLECDMFVTRINFDFRIAHCEPRVSDLLDYNPEDLVNKSMYSLCHAEDATRLRKSHMDLIEKGQVLTGYFRLMNKNGGYTWLQTCATVVCSTKNADEQNIICVNYVISNRENENLILDCCQMEPTVDCIKHEELVSDKNSGSPSSDAAPEGPAGVGGHTKDSSPKAEGDGHNQRSRGRGSSSTVNSNTSNLTLVKDNPNSVSVEMENVVSSLPTTVTAPAATPTTTTKRKRKTKVSMQIEENSDVNTSNVSDTDTQPQTKIPTIEREVPRSRLPSTIEQIPQQQQQQQTHIAQQQIQQSQQTHTEASVKDLENAMTKHLPSPGINGSDAAVIATDFSTDALLKQQQQNEKSSTIQWIGAPHYQQPAQMPATALLRQLYANRESVIRATARQTPTGVFYGDQQGGPLPTPPGSESSYDNHQYLQLHPAHPQKSSSDAFTNLVSTYGGYHTSIDYHNAMTPPSSVSPRDSNNTINATKASSHNSNGYDYTDSLRVQYTAPNNAGESGSTPALPLKPQPYSAATATMHHPHPSADASSITYSNLDQSQYFPPHSSFHLYHKGTPPSGWYSTPS; encoded by the exons AATTCTCGAACTAAGAAAGGAAAAATCCCGAGACGCGGCCAGATCTCGACGTGGCAAGGAAAACTATGAATTCTACGAATTGGCGAAAATGCTTCCTCTTCCAGCGGCTATAACAAGCCAATTGGATAAGGCTTCCATTATAAGACTGACAATAAGTTATTTGAAATTAAGGGATTTCTCTGGACAAGGCGATCCCCCATGGACCCGAGAGCCATCGAGTAGTAGCAAATTAAAGA GTGCTGCAATTCGTCGTAGTCCCGCCGTAGATTTATTCGAGCAACATCAAGGCACTCATATATTACAG TCACTGGACGGATTTGCATTAGCAGTTGCGGCAGATGGTCGATTTCTATACATATCGGAAACGGTATCCATTTACTTGGGCTTGTCACAGGTAGAAATGACCGGAAGTAGCATATTCGACTACGTCCATCAGAGCGATCACGCCGAAATTGCCGACCAACTTGGGTTAAGCCTAACCAATGGCGGTATTTCAGCTGGTGGCAACGGCAATGGTACAACTGGATTGGGGTCCCCCACATCAGGAGCGTCAGACGACGGTGTTGGTACACATGGAACGAATAACCCCGACG TATCTGCACAAATGACCGTGTCCTCCACCAGCGGATATAAAGGTTATGAGCGATCGTTTTGCATTCGAATGAAATCTACACTCACCAAACGAGGCTGCCATTTCAAGTCATCCGGCTATAGG GTGGTTTTGCTATTGTGCAAGTTGCGACCGCAATATACATTTTCACATACGAGAAAATCTCAGCCGCCATTGTTAGGTATGGTCGCTCTAGCAATTGCCCTGCCTCCTCCTTCCGTTCACGAGATACGTCTGGAATGCGACATGTTCGTAACCcgaataaattttgatttccgAATAGCACACTGTGAGCCAAG GGTATCTGACCTGCTCGACTACAACCCGGAAGATCTTGTCAACAAGAGTATGTACAGTTTATGTCATGCTGAGGATGCCACTCGGTTACGAAAAAGTCATATGGACC TAATAGAAAAGGGTCAAGTTCTCACTGGATATTTTCGACTGATGAACAAGAACGGTGGCTACACTTGGTTGCAAACCTGTGCTACGGTTGTTTGCAGTACGAAGAATGCTGACGAACAAAACATAATTTGTGTCAACTATGTTATCAG taatcgAGAAAACGAGAATCTCATATTGGACTGCTGCCAAATGGAGCCTACTGTGGATTGTATTAAACACGAAGAACTTGTGAGTGACAAGAACTCTGGTTCACCTAGCAGTGATGCAGCACCCGAAGGCCCAGCCGGTGTTGGTGGACATACGAAAGACTCATCACCGAAAGCGGAAGGTGATGGACACAACCAACGTTCTCGTGGGCGGGGCTCAAGTTCCACAGTTAATAGCAACACAAGCAACTTAACTTTAGTTAAAGATAATCCGAATTCCGTAAGTgttgaaatggaaaatgtggTGAGCTCTTTACCTACAACTGTGACTGCGCCAGCAGCAACCCCTACCACTACAACGAAACGCAAACGGAAAACCAAAGTATCTATGCAAATCGAAGAAAACTCGGACGTAAACACATCTAACGTTTCGGACACGGATACGCAACCGCAAACGAAAATACCTACAATAGAACGGGAAGTGCCACGAAGCCGTTTGCCGTCGACAATAGAGCAAAtcccacagcagcagcagcagcagcaaacgcATATTGCCCAACAACAGATACAACAGTCACAGCAAACACATACTGAGGCCTCCGTGAAAGATTTGGAAAATGCTATGACTAAACACTTGCCCTCACCCGGAATAAATGGTAGCGATGCTGCAGTAATTGCTACAGATTTCAGCACCGACGCTTTattaaaacaacagcaacaaaacgaAAAGAGCAGCACTATACAGTGGATTGGTGCGCCACACTATCAACAGCCGGCGCAAATGCCAGCCACTGCGCTACTGAGGCAACTTTATGCAAATCGGGAAAGCGTTATAAGAGCCACAGCTCGCCAAACACCGACGGGCGTATTTTACGGTGACCAACAGGGCGGACCTTTGCCCACACCCCCAGGCAGTGAGTCGTCCTATGACAATCACCAATATCTACAACTCCATCCCGCCCATCCACAAAAGTCTTCTTCAGATGCATTCACTAACTTAGTGTCCACATACGGTGGCTACCACACCTCCATCGATTATCATAACGCTATGACTCCTCCCAGTTCAGTTTCCCCGCGTGACAGTAACAATACCATAAATGCAACCAAAGCAAGCTCTCATAACAGCAACGGATACGATTATACGGACTCGCTCCGAGTTCAGTATACAGCACCGAACAACGCTGGCGAGAGTGGCAGCACCCCCGCACTACCGCTCAAGCCACAGCCATACTCAGCGGCCACGGCCACCATGCACCACCCCCACCCAAGTGCCGACGCCTCCAGCATAACATATAGCAACTTAGATCAATCACAATACTTCCCACCACATTCCAGCTTTCATTTATATCATAAGGGTACACCACCGAGTGGCTGGTACTCGACACCATCATAG